One Mycobacteriales bacterium DNA segment encodes these proteins:
- a CDS encoding TetR/AcrR family transcriptional regulator has translation MTVAPLQDRTARREELLDAADAVVQREGADASMATIAAEAGITKPVLYRHFGDKGGLYAALAERHTARLLVDLRAALESGGTREERVRRTIGAYVAAIEAEPQVYRFLVRSTEVASTAPGQVRSFMAGVAGLLAQGLEHETGGGPTRSGAWAHGIVGMVQAAGDWWLEERPCPRQELVDELVGLLLGAYAVA, from the coding sequence GCAGGACCGCACGGCCCGTCGGGAGGAGCTCCTCGACGCGGCCGATGCGGTCGTGCAGCGGGAGGGGGCCGACGCGTCGATGGCGACGATCGCCGCGGAGGCGGGCATCACCAAGCCCGTCCTCTACCGGCACTTCGGCGACAAGGGCGGGCTCTACGCCGCCCTCGCCGAGCGCCACACGGCCCGCCTGCTCGTGGACCTGCGCGCCGCGCTGGAGTCCGGGGGCACCCGCGAGGAGCGGGTGCGCCGGACGATCGGCGCCTACGTCGCCGCGATCGAGGCCGAGCCGCAGGTCTACCGCTTCCTGGTGCGCTCGACCGAGGTGGCGTCCACCGCGCCGGGCCAGGTGCGCTCCTTCATGGCCGGGGTCGCGGGGCTGCTTGCCCAGGGCCTTGAGCATGAGACCGGGGGAGGCCCGACGCGCAGCGGCGCCTGGGCGCACGGCATCGTCGGCATGGTCCAGGCGGCGGGCGACTGGTGGCTCGAGGAGCGGCCCTGCCCGCGCCAGGAGCTGGTCGACGAGCTCGTCGGCCTCCTGCTCGGGGCCTACGCCGTGGCCTGA
- a CDS encoding PHB depolymerase family esterase: MSSGPTLRRSRRRAPRWTARRRLLAALLLFVAVGAVAPLAAALDPVTEGVDTRVVLDSGRAYVLHVPPAQLEHPRSGDGRPVMVVVHGLDSNPDDAAKTTGFDALSDRDGVLVAYPEGVRDSYNAGLCCGPASRSRIDDVAFLAEVVADLRRRGAGRVSVVGFSNGGMMAYRFACERPELVDTVGVVSGTLEVPRCRGPIRALHFHGDDDTSVPYRGRVYSTRLEAFLRDVRTIPAAAPGSDITIRVLDPYPHRWTQPGDPVDATDELWRFAEMDR, from the coding sequence GTGTCATCTGGCCCGACGCTGCGCCGGAGCCGCCGCCGTGCACCCCGGTGGACGGCGCGGCGCAGGCTGCTCGCCGCGCTGCTGCTGTTCGTCGCGGTAGGGGCGGTCGCGCCCCTGGCGGCGGCCCTCGACCCGGTCACGGAGGGCGTCGACACGCGCGTCGTCCTCGACAGCGGCCGCGCCTACGTCCTGCACGTCCCCCCGGCGCAGCTCGAGCACCCGCGCAGCGGCGACGGCCGGCCGGTCATGGTGGTCGTGCACGGTCTCGACTCCAACCCCGATGACGCGGCCAAGACCACCGGGTTCGACGCCCTCTCGGACCGCGACGGCGTGCTCGTGGCCTATCCCGAGGGCGTGCGGGACTCCTACAACGCCGGGCTGTGCTGCGGGCCGGCCTCGAGGTCGCGGATCGACGACGTCGCCTTCCTGGCCGAGGTCGTCGCGGACCTACGCCGGCGCGGCGCCGGCCGGGTGTCGGTCGTCGGCTTCTCCAACGGCGGGATGATGGCCTACCGCTTCGCCTGCGAGCGCCCCGAGCTCGTCGACACCGTCGGGGTCGTCAGCGGCACGCTGGAGGTGCCGCGCTGCCGCGGGCCGATCAGGGCGCTGCACTTCCACGGCGACGACGACACCTCCGTGCCCTACCGGGGCCGGGTCTACAGCACCCGACTCGAGGCCTTCCTCCGCGACGTGCGCACGATCCCCGCCGCTGCCCCGGGCAGCGACATCACGATCCGGGTCCTGGACCCCTACCCGCACCGCTGGACGCAGCCGGGCGACCCTGTCGACGCCACCGACGAGCTGTGGCGCTTCGCGGAGATGGACCGCTAG